The region agagagaaaaaaaagaaacaaaagcgTGTGAAGTAgattatttttggagctgtgaagttagttaaaattttcaaaattaactatgaacattaactaattcgttttccttatgtaaatatgtaaagacGGACTGCAGCaagaaaactagtggggcagtgacaaatgcaggtgggcagggaCAAATGCAGGTGGGCAGAGAAAAAAgcagataggaggttaattGATGaaatctttagcatcagttgtagcataatcgtttgtaaaATAGTTTGTACTAAAATCTGATAATCTTGCAACATTTGAAGTTTGCAGTTTACGGTTTTTCATTaaagatttttaaagaaaatatattgaagtgaACAGAACGTGTACATAATCTCTAggtgtttaattatagagctggaattcaacaaggagtacaactgaggtgactacacttgagcgctctttcactacactgcacatcctgaagatccttgttgtccaggctgccagaggcgaggatacggctgatatttccatcattgttgagggcagtgaggtacTGACAAaatgtgacaacacagcagaagcttgcaaactgttgatggaAAAGATGTATGCCATGAATCTGAGCCCAAGTGTCAAATGTGTATTTCCACACGTTTGAGGAAACTCAAACTGTTGTAAAGTACCCTTCTGCCATGTAGAACTattctctatttatttatttatttatttattaacttttccaaacctagtgttaaaatattattttttttttattttaagagttTTCTTATTTGGACTGATGGCCTTAGTGTAGTACATAAATGACAcatatttaaagaaaagtctgaatgtAGAAGGTagttcttagggtgtaaaaccaattaTGGAAAACAGcatttgaatgttaattggatttaggaaatcatgacactgccaatttcaaatgcattttctatgtattgattttatgtactgtttgtacacattgcaattgctgtatgtttacattgtttcaagGTTGTGTGAAAAGCAGTTATTGATCTCATTGCACTGAATGTATGTACACTGTCAGAGATTAAAGTCGTGTTCatttcatacaccctgtttcacctccaggactttttttgtttttatgttttttgttatatgttatacacatttctataatgagaaattacaaacatgtatctctctttctggagaagagaatgcagtgtaccttttaaggaacaaaactggacttttaaacactgttgtacttgtaccttttattttctgagtgtaatttgttatttaataaagcagtaatttctCCATGAACCTGATTCTATCCTTTTCtgaggtgtgtgggtgtgtgtgtgtgtgggcggtTTGTATAGAAATAAAGTATTACAACCGGTAATGAGCCAGATCTGAGCAGAGTCTGGCACTTACGGcgtgcttctggctcaaactcaGTCGTGGTCCGGTTATCGCGATTTAATTCTGGCTTGCCGGACTAGGGCCGAGTCATTTGAGCTGCGCCTCAGCCAAAACACTCGCCCAGAACTATTGACCCGCGCTACGGCCATACAGCACGGCCGGGACAACGTGGGCCGATTCAGTTTTGCTAGCTGGGAATAAACAAGCACTATTGTCTAGTTTCTAATAATCAGAGACAATTCATTTAGATTTATagggttttatttcattttgcatttttacattttctctggGTGCTTTTGTGCTCGGTCCTTGGAGCCTCTGGAGATGATTCATTAAAGCATTTAAACATCACTTTGTCCCTTTGTTCATGCCTCTCTTTAGACTAAGTTGGTCTGCTAGCTCTGACAGGCTTTATGAGTGGCCAGAAATGTAACGGAGTTTCTTCTGTGGAAAGATTTTACAGAATACTTGTCAGTGCAGATCAGTAAATGTAATGCTGTGAGAAGAGGAAAATGAGAAGAGGGAAGTCTCAACTCACCTGAATCCAAATCTTGCTTGCTTATGGCAGGTTGTTTGCTTTTAAGATCCTCCACTGTTGCTGTTTAGCAGGTTGAAGGCCCCCAACACGTGAGGAAGCTCCTTGGCGAACAGGTCTGAAGGAAAGATTGCTTCTGTCAGTACGCTTAACACTTCACACATGATGAGCAGCACAAGACAATGTTATTGGGCATTGTGTGAGAAATGTTTACTATTCTTATcacaaaattaatttttatttgtgtttcattCCTCTTATAACTCTAGCCTGAATAATCTCCTAAAACACAACCATCCTCTGTTAGCATCTTACATTTGTCTTTCTGCTTAGTGCAAATGTAGTGTGTTTGGTCCAGCTGTTTAAAAATTGTACCACTCCTCAACCTGGAGGATTTCTACAGGTTAAATGGCTGCCTGAATACCACATCAAGGAAGAGGTGGCTTTCAGACAGGCAGAGGAGTCACTTGTCTGCTTGTCCTGCCTTCACTTACTGCCTCCTTCGCCAAGTCTCTACAGCCTTTCTTTTGGTTGCTGGCTTCACCTGGCCTCCCTCAGGCTTCCTCTGCCTAGCATGGCCCGTATATTTGGGTATCTTGCTCCCTATCATTGTTTGAAAAACATTGAACATTGAGATCAACATTCTTTCAGCATTAATCTTCATTAAAGTCATGAATATACAATTTTGCCATGATTAATACTGGAACTTACCTGGTGCCTCGTAAGCCAAACGGTGTCGACTCATCTCGGCAGCAGCAGGGAAAGGAACATGCCTGAGGGCAGAGGGCTCTGCCAGAAACCTCGAGTCCAGGTTCTCCTTCTGAGATGAACACAAATGAAGTACAGTGAGTCTCTATCCTTAGCTGGTCACTTAAATATGCCTTAGATCATAAGCACACTTGTCATTATAAAAGCTGTTTAACAGAGTGTCTGAGGTGTCTCACCTTCCTGACATTCTGGCAGATGCACTCCAGCTCAGGCAGCAGGAATTTAGCATGGCGCTCTGCAGCCTTGCACACCAATGCCATCCCTGTTAGTTTTTTAATCCTGTTTCAAAAGCCAGACATTAAAATTGATTAACAAGGCTAGAAATCGATGTACGTATTACTGTATCACTTCAATGCACACTTCCTTCTATCTGCTTCAATTGGCTCGGAAATACCTTTGCACGTCCTGCTTTCTGATGAACTCAGTCACAGTCCTCTTCTGAGCATCAAAGCCTGTCCATCTGGGAATCTTGCTCCCtatattcacaaaatatttcttttaatgtttaaagcATCAAAAGCCTTGTCAgatatacattacatttaagATTAGCTCTAAGTGGTTTACTGGATTGCTGTGGTGTTCACCAAGTTCTCTAAAACATTTGCAGTACCGAAGTGGCCTGGTTCCATGTAGGTTTACTCACCTAGCTGGGTCAGCTGGAACTGCCTTGGTGATGTGAGCAGCTCACGCAGTTCAGCATCAGGTGATGGTGTGATGCTGTATGGAGGTGCACTACACTCTTCAGGTGTGGACACATCCTCAATCGAGTCCCATTCACTCGAAGACCCAAAGACTGCGCAGGGAAAGCCGCTTCCTTGCTCGGTTGGTCTTTCCACTGCTTTCTCATGGCGGGTCAAAGACCTGACATTCTCGCGCAGGTGGTCCTGCAGCTCAGTGGAAAGGTACCCCTGCAGAGCCGCATCCACATTGCAGATGGAGAAGTTCTCTGGGTCGAACCTTGTGGATGGCTTCTCCAGATCAACATTCACATGTTTGGTTTTAAACATGCACCGACTGCTTACGCTTTTTCGTGGTGCTTCCAATGGTGGAGAAGGCACCAAATAGGGTCTCTGCTGAAGGGGGCTCAAGGTACTCATCTGAACCCTCTCATTTGCCCTGCTCAGAAGCCTCCTGCTGGACTCCACGTCCAAGGCTACCCTGATGGAGTTCTGAATCCTTCTGTGGATGACCTCTCGAATCTCCAGATCCACCTGCTTCTTTTGCCACAATTGTGTGAGGTAGTACCTATTAGAGCCTACATCCTGAAAATGAGAAAGACAGAACATTGACCTTACCTGTCCTACTAAACACAACAATCCACACAGGCTTTTTTATTCTTAGATACAAACCAGGATGATATAGGGATTTAATAATCAGTTCTTGGTGTAGCTTTTTAATCACTCTTAATTATTTTAGGAGACATTTTAAACCATATCACCCACATTTGGCACAGCCCTGTATTCCTTAGATCTAATCAGAGTCTGAGCATGCTGTAGTCATAAGATTAATGCATTTAAGGATGTTGAGCTATAACTTATAAATCTGAAAGGAATAGTATAAATCTGGAGTTTCAGCACATTGGGCGTTTGCTGCAATATTAATGTCAAGCATTGCAAATATATGTATGAgaatcttttttattttgaaaagataaataaaatttaaacatttaaaaaatgtaaaatctaTTCCATTTTGTTaattatcaaataaaaaaaagtttaaaaataccaTATGATTTACAGGTGACTTCCTGCTGTTCTCTGTTGTAGAAAGTTTTGACATTTCTCCAGTGAGTTATTGTGTTGTGTCTTCAGAAAGATGGTTGCTCCAGAATATCAGCACAATATAAGAAGAAAGTACCGTGTGACAGGCCTTTATGTACACGCAGGCACTGGGCGAATCCTCATTATGACATCACCACACTAGGCGTGGCTAGTTGTCATAACTTCGACCAGAATCTTTCGAAACATAACAGAAACTCCCAGATGAAATGTTAAAGAACTTTCATTTGGTCAAACTGGGCTAACAGttgtgaaaataataacaaaagctTCTTTCAGTCTTTTGatttttgctttcttttttttttctcttacacAGATTTCTTTGTATTTGAACtcttttttcattcatgtttCTTTTTCCCCCTTTATGCAACTATTTTTCTTTGTGCTTCATTcttcattgttattttttttatagtcTGTGCATGCTCTTGAATACTTTACCCCTCATGCACAaacctaatcactttattactactACCACTCGTCAATGCATTTACCTCTAAGCGTTTGCTATCatacaaacatgctaaaacccttagcacctgattgtctccatgtatacctcccctgcgacaaactaactttacaagctgatagaatatgcttcagcgtgCCAAGCCCTGTTCATAATCTACATCTAGGGTCTCCACCTACCCGCTGTTCAAGATTTTGTGGAGTTGGAAGGACATCATAAATTGTTCTAAGTAAAAACTTAATACGACTTGCCTCCATCGCCCACCATTCCTGTCAAGTTATCTTccgcttctctagattctcccagtgaagccactggccttgttttactTTACTAAATGCGTTCcatgaatcacctgacccaaggcatGGTCTTTGACAttgcacttggccaatcacatcccttagctctaatgagctcctggctacctgcactgccactcgtgggttccacttccttcctgcttttgttaTTGGTGCTGCTGATGTAACCACTGCAACCCTTCGATCTTGACAAAATCATCTCGCGACtcacatttgcatatttaaattCTTCAACTAAACTTGAGTGGTAGCTTGAGTTAGGGGTGTGCGATATGATGATGCAAGATCGTGAACGATAAGAACTTGTCCATGATACACCATCACAGGAAGATTGTTGGATCGTGCTCATGCACCACATACAGTCCGCTGCAGTTTTTATTAGTTGTTTACAAACTGTGTACATATTGCACATCAGTCAAATGGGCAGACTCTCGAGACAGAGATAATGTAAGTCACTACTCTAAAATGTAGGACTACTGAATTTAAACCAAAAGAATTTGTTATTCCATACATGAGACCTCTTCCTcgcaaaaacacaaacaaaacaaagaaaaaaaaaaactgtggcgGCATGAaacctgaagagcccacaagcacacacaaacgATACCAGTGCTTACGTAGGttgtccccttcaaaacaagaCAGAATTTGAGTCAATCCACTTGTTAGTTTGTGTAAAGGTGACttgcaaaaagaaagaaaataaaaaacagtccaaaatataatacaaaaaaaaaaagtttaaatatgTTCCCCACGGATCTCTGCTATAACTGTGTAGCTTGGGCTCTCAGCTTTAACGACACATCCATCAAGTCTGTAAACCAATCAGGGGCGATGCTCAACCAAGGAAGCATGGAAGCAACCAATGCTATTAATGGCCTTCGCCTATTCAGCCTTTATTCCCCACAACTTGGTTAGTTTCATTTAGCGCTGCACTATATGGAGGAACAAACCTGCCAAATCTAAAAATGTACTAATTAATTACTCAATAAAAGTTATTTCCTCcacaattcatttatttattaattaagtttttgcattctttttttcccaatttattttttccttgctcttatattttttattgctcTTATATGGTAATAAGGGGGCTGTCTAGCAATGATGTCACAGAGCCTGAACTTTCTTATTGGCTGATCAATGTCCAATGCCGTAGATTGATTCTACATGTCTTGCTACATCAGCCATTTTCTGCAGTATAGTAATGGCGACCTACAGGTCATTAAAAAATCCATCCAAAAATTTTCGTCTACAGCTTTTCCTTTGACAATCTACAGACATCTAGACTTGCTTGGTTTAACTTTCAGCCTAGCCAACCTTAGATTATAATTTATAGTTTATAGTTTTTTACACCGAAGTTGGAAATGTGTAAGAAAATCATACAGCCAAGTTTAATGTTTACAGTACAACACTGTCTTGATggacatgatgatgatgatgatgatgatgataataataataaacattaaagtAAAAAATTTTCTTAATTTGTCATGTACATAcgaatatttgtaataattgTATATCGAGTATTCCTTGTTCAGTTCCGACATTAGTTTTCTGAAAATCTTTTTCCATGTCCAAACAAAACCTGTTACTCTTACAGAAGTATCTCTGAATGAATTGATATCTAATCAAATCTAATTTAATCGAAATTGGATCAAAAtgggacattttgaatcagaatagAATAATTCAGGAAAACAGTGGTGATGCCTGGCTCTATCACCAACATGTTTAACTGTCCTATATAAATGTGAAATGGGATAAAAATGGGATACATTCTGGCACTTACTGGTAAGCAAACAAATGTGCATACAAGTATAAAAATGGACAAGAGTGAAATCTGGAACAGGCCACATTTCTCCTCATTTAGCAGTCAAATAGTATATGCTAAGTGGTGGTCCTGGCCAATGGAAAACATGGCAAAACTGGGCAGAAAGTATGTAGAGTAACAGATGTACTACTTTCTGTAACTGTAGATCTATAAAGTGAAAATCTATAGCCAGTGATGCAGAGAGAACTGACAGTGAGTGTGAAAAAAGGAGGTGGTCATTATATGGCTGATCAGTATATATAAAGAGCATGCCTTGTTACAATGTTCCACTAGGGGAGGCTGTTGAGAAGAAACCAGAAATCCCtctgaaattaaatttttattcattatatgAATTATGAACAATACTGTAAGTTTTTTGTTCCCACAGACCAGTCATGTTGTAACAGCAATGAAGTGACATAACCATTTATTATGTTTGAGCAAGAATGGTTTAAACTCAGAAGGgatgtaatttaaaatgttaggGTAAGAACATGACAGGCCTGATTAGATaagaggaaaaataaatgtttaattcatAGCATAATTCATAATCCATATAATCCATGCATGATGATAACAGTTCAAAGCCAATTCTGCTGTCTTCTCAGCTAGACAGGCCATTCTTGTTCTCACAAAAACAAAGGAATGCAgccatttattttgtttgatgaaaaatgttttaaagaggATAATCTGTAAGGTAtgtgctgaatgtttgaaattcaaCACTAAGAGTCTGTGTCTGCCAGCTGGATTTGGTACACCCCTAAAACATGTCTTGGGTGGGGAATTAAATTGCATGATATTGTAAATACACCAAGTTTTCTGTTACCTCATTGTTTATACAGATCTTGCACGTTGTCTATGGGAATGTCTGGAGCAGAGTGTTGATTATTTGCATAGTCTCAGCTAAAGTGGCATAAAGAAACACATGATGCCCAAGTAAAATATGAACTCTGTATCAACGTTAGGACGTTCATGCGAAAAGAAAACACTAGAATGCCCAGCTATTATAAAGACAGGACTCCAGCAGAATTGTGAAGGATTTGCAGGAAATAATGCTGAGCATTTAATGTGATCGGGGAAATGTGTTACCCCACTCCTTAAAAACACTGGGAGTGTGTGtcgatggattttttttttttatgggtgCGGTGATGAAACACAGGAAAGCAACAGGGAGTGGATACACTTTTCAGCTTTTGGCTGGAGCTGAGTAGCTGTTATTTTTTCCAGCATAGCAGATATGGACACAGAGAGCCACTATGCAGGACCAAACTTGACCATAAAGCCTCCAATGACTATGGTGAGTGGTTTTCAGAGTTCATGTTGTTTTTGGTTGCCATGTATTTTAAATCATACTGAATTCTGAATTATTTGAAAACCACTGGCTGCTATGTGATCATCCATCATTCCTTATGTCTTTGTGCCTCAGGTCTGCTGGAGAGCAGGCCCACATGCTCGGGCTCGGAGCAGTTCCTGGACTGCGTGAGAGATGGTAGTGGTAAAACTGGACATGTGAAGAATGGGAAAGCTCAGCTGTCAGATCTGAGAGCCTGCCCccatactcactcacatgctGAGATCTATAAGCGAGGGAATAGTGGTTAAATATAGCTTAGAGGAGCAGCACAGCCTTCTAGTTCTCACTGTGAGAGAACAATCACAGTGTGGGCGACCCAAGTGCTCAGAGGACTCCTAGCAAGTCTGCCTCTTTTATTAAGCTGAAGAACCTCCATTGTTGGAACAGAGTAATAGGTTTTCTCCAAGGACACACTTGTGCATTTTGTCCATTCTCGGCAGTTAGTGTGACTCCCTCTGGCTCTTGCTCTCTTCACAGTCTGTCTCTCAGGCATAGATAAGAGCTCTCTGCTACCCTCCCAGCTGCTGCTTCTTTGCTGAGCTCATGGCCTgaaagggcagagagagagaaagagacagagagagagagagcaacagagagtGAATGCGTTTAGACACCTGCTTCTCTGTGTAACATTGCACTACCTTGGCGACTTCTCTTAATGCACTGAAGAGTGTGGTGAGGAACCACTGTgcatcgttttttttttttttgatgatgcTAGTCCTTCTGGTGGAATGCTAATGAAAAATTACAAGAAACCTGTATAGCAAGGACATTTCTTCTGTCATAATTCTAATTCCAGAAGACTCTGGGACCACTGTGGGTAAGTGTGTCACATCATTATACTTATTAATTGAAACATGCCCTCTGATAGGAAGCATAATGTTAGCTTTTATATTGTCTTAGCATTTcatgttgtttatttgtacTCTATCAAAAAGTTTTACATAACTTTCAATGGGAGTTTTAGAGATTAATGTTGTGTAATGCTGTCATCTCACAAAATCCTGACAATTTAAGTAAAAGTGAATTGCGGTACTGTCACCATCTGAAaatcaaaatatgtttttttggtttttttttttgaatagaGCAGGTATCCTttatattgtttaaaatgtcataatgaatgaacaagtaGAAATTTTCCAGAATGAATAAAATCCAGttacattaacacacattaaGAAATTTCCATTACCCCAATATGAGGTTAACTTGGGAACGAAAGGAAATCTGCCAGTTTGATTTTGTATCCACTTTTCGACAACTTGGATTTCTACATTACCACTCACTGAACAAAGAGCTGAAATAGTTGACTAGTGAGATCATTACTAGGTTTGACTGGTGAGTATGACAAAATGAGAGATAGCATTCAGAAATTCTCAACAGCTTTTTTGTCCCACTGAGAATACAATACACTCATGAATGTATGAACTGGACCTTGGAGGGTCCAGTTTCGCTATTGTGTCGATATTTGAATCTTTACAAAACCCAGCCCAAAGAGTCTGTTGTATGAATAGAGGCATGTTACTGATAATTCTCTCCCACTGTTGAGGATTAAATTACTTAAAGCCCGGTCATTTGCCCTTGCTTTTAGTGCTTACATCAGTTGCTGTATCCCTCCCTCACTGTCTTTACTATCTAGAGGCTTGACTGTAAAACTGTTAGACTTTTGACACTGTATCCAGGGTAAGAGGGGGAGTAGAAGGGCATGGGGGTGGGGTCTCTGGGAAGTAGGGCTTCAGCAGCAGGGCTGATACACAAGTTCCAGGGTGGTGCCAGACATCGTACAATACCATCTTACCCAGCAACATTTGTCATTGACACATATGGTTCATACTTACAGTTTCATCTGAACTGCTGATATACTATTTTTCAAAAGACAGTGCTAATATACTTACTTTCAAAAGATAGTTTATAAAAAGCAATATAaatatagcaaaaaaaaaaaatttccaaCACAAGCTTGCATATAATCTCACCTGTTTTCATGCACGTGACTTAAAAAGGTTGCATTGTCTTTTAAATAGACATGcctaaatattacattttagcaTGTAAGTCACAGGAAAACACTCTTCCCCGAAGCTGACAGATAGCAGGAATTTAGCAATAATTCTTTTCTGGTGTATCACCCCAATTAATCAGTGAGTTACTGCAAATTTTTCTGGCACTTCCAGGTGACCTTTGTTTCTCACTGCCTGACACAAAACAGCAGACCTTACCTTTCTGCCAAGAAAATGACACAAGGGAAGGTGTTATAAGGTCTGATAACCCCCTAAAGGGGATACTGAGACACTGGCAATTTGTCTATTTTTCTGTCTCTTCCTGTTTTCTTGTACCATATGGAGTCTGGactgttggattttggtcagGTTTGACACTAtttgaatgggttttatttattgcttAATGAAAGACTTTTGAAAAGAAAGCTGAGTTAGTTTAATGATAAtagttttaaagttttttactgactgttttcagtgttctccctgtgtccgtgtgagtttcctccgggtgctccgttttcctcccacgatccaaaaacacgttagtaggtggattggctcctcaaaaagtgtccgtaggtgtgagtgttttagtaaatgtgtgtgtactaGCTcctgctccagggtgtattcctgccttgcgcccaattattccaggtaggctccggacccaccgcaaccctaaactggataagcggttacagataccATTTACTATTGGTAAATTTACCATTTTCAACTTTTAACaacaaaggaaaagaaaaaagtatcATAATAAATTTAAAGAGAATAAGCAGACAGTCCAGACAGAGAGAATCATCAGCTGTATGAGATGAGTTAGGGAATATCTTGCTTAAACAGACATGTACatgaatttataatttattaaattattttattacaggACAATGAAGTAAAAACCTTTCAACACACGCTATCCCATTGTTCATCAATAAAAGCACAtttcaaaatcttttttttttgccacacatTAGTTAGCAGGTTTAAGGAGGAGTTATGACTATCTAACAAAGTACTGTAAATCAAAGAAATATTCCCCTTCAGTGATATGGAGTTTAACAAAATCTCCTCCAAACTAGTCAACCCCAGACACAATTGGCCTGATATTTCCTAAGATGATATTAagtatttgtatgtgtttatagAAATCCTGTTTTGGAATTTCAAATTCAGATCTCAAATCTGAGAAAGATTTAACCAAACTGTCCTTGAAGAGTTTCTGAATGTTATGGATACCATGTTCTTTCCACAAGAACAGGGACTTGTCTATTGAAGGTCGCAGGTCTGGATTAGATAGAGAAGCTAAGATATATATTTTAGCAGAGCAACAAAATTTAAGTTCACAACATTTTACATCTTGCCAAGCCCAGAGTATGTTATATATCACATAGGTTTATGGTACTGAATGTAGtactttaatatttttttaataaatgggaGCAAACTCAAAGGGATAGGGGAGCTAAGTTCCTTTTCGATATTTGACCATCAAGCAGTTTTTTGATTTTGTACTCATTTGTTCAAACCCTAAGTTATTAGTTTAAAATGGGTATACACTAGTTGCACAGTGTAGCTGAAGATCAGCCTAACATGatctatttaattttatttggtGTTGAACactggtttattgtacatcacTCTCCATCACTTATGTACACACATTCTTTAGAGATACTGTAACAAGCATTGTCGGGCAAATAGAAACCAGATATGGGGATGACTGTAATTCATGAAAGGGGATTTCCACCACCTTTTCAATACTTTGTATAATTAAAAGTAAACAAAGTCATGCAGCATGGTatgatatccatccatccatccattatctgtaaccgcttatccaatttagggtcgcggggggtccagagcctacctggaatcatcgggcgcaaggcgggaatacaccctgg is a window of Hoplias malabaricus isolate fHopMal1 chromosome 1, fHopMal1.hap1, whole genome shotgun sequence DNA encoding:
- the LOC136695660 gene encoding uncharacterized protein isoform X1 produces the protein MSKLSTTENSRKSPVNHMDVGSNRYYLTQLWQKKQVDLEIREVIHRRIQNSIRVALDVESSRRLLSRANERVQMSTLSPLQQRPYLVPSPPLEAPRKSVSSRCMFKTKHVNVDLEKPSTRFDPENFSICNVDAALQGYLSTELQDHLRENVRSLTRHEKAVERPTEQGSGFPCAVFGSSSEWDSIEDVSTPEECSAPPYSITPSPDAELRELLTSPRQFQLTQLGSKIPRWTGFDAQKRTVTEFIRKQDVQRIKKLTGMALVCKAAERHAKFLLPELECICQNVRKKENLDSRFLAEPSALRHVPFPAAAEMSRHRLAYEAPGSKIPKYTGHARQRKPEGGQVKPATKRKAVETWRRRQPVRQGASSRVGGLQPAKQQQWRILKANNLP
- the LOC136695660 gene encoding uncharacterized protein isoform X3 produces the protein MSTLSPLQQRPYLVPSPPLEAPRKSVSSRCMFKTKHVNVDLEKPSTRFDPENFSICNVDAALQGYLSTELQDHLRENVRSLTRHEKAVERPTEQGSGFPCAVFGSSSEWDSIEDVSTPEECSAPPYSITPSPDAELRELLTSPRQFQLTQLGSKIPRWTGFDAQKRTVTEFIRKQDVQRIKKLTGMALVCKAAERHAKFLLPELECICQNVRKKENLDSRFLAEPSALRHVPFPAAAEMSRHRLAYEAPGSKIPKYTGHARQRKPEGGQVKPATKRKAVETWRRRQPVRQGASSRVGGLQPAKQQQWRILKANNLP
- the LOC136695660 gene encoding uncharacterized protein isoform X2, which encodes MSKLSTTENSRKSPVNHMDVGSNRYYLTQLWQKKQVDLEIREVIHRRIQNSIRVALDVESSRRLLSRANERVQMSTLSPLQQRPYLVPSPPLEAPRKSVSSRCMFKTKHVNVDLEKPSTRFDPENFSICNVDAALQGYLSTELQDHLRENVRSLTRHEKAVERPTEQGSGFPCAVFGSSSEWDSIEDVSTPEECSAPPYSITPSPDAELRELLTSPRQFQLTQLGSKIPRWTGFDAQKRTVTEFIRKQDVQRIKKLTGMALVCKAAERHAKFLLPELECICQNVRKKENLDSRFLAEPSALRHVPFPAAAEMSRHRLAYEAPDLFAKELPHVLGAFNLLNSNSGGS